One part of the Lachnospiraceae bacterium JLR.KK002 genome encodes these proteins:
- a CDS encoding RNA methyltransferase produces MITSSANRQMKQILQLNKKSKTRYEQRVFVAEGMKMCLEAPRESIEAMYVSESFLEDEEKCRKIQGYAYEVVSDRVFQAVSDTQTPQGILCIIKMPEYHPEDLLGEDRNAHLLILDTIQDPGNLGTMIRTGEAAGITGIIMNQTTVDLFHPKTIRATMGALYRVPFYIMPDLPGFLRELKQRGVTLYGAHLEGTMCYDEPDYGGHTGFLIGNEGNGLSPEIAELADIRIRIPMEGRTESLNAAVAAALLMYEANRQRRER; encoded by the coding sequence ATGATTACGAGTTCTGCCAACAGACAGATGAAACAGATTTTACAGTTGAATAAAAAGTCAAAAACCCGCTATGAACAGCGGGTTTTTGTGGCGGAAGGAATGAAAATGTGCCTGGAGGCACCCAGGGAATCCATTGAGGCCATGTACGTCTCGGAATCCTTTCTGGAAGATGAGGAAAAATGCCGGAAGATTCAGGGGTATGCTTATGAAGTGGTTTCTGACCGGGTATTTCAGGCAGTCAGTGATACCCAAACCCCCCAGGGAATCCTGTGTATCATAAAAATGCCGGAATACCATCCGGAAGATTTACTGGGAGAGGACAGGAATGCACATCTTTTAATCCTCGATACCATTCAGGATCCAGGAAATCTGGGCACCATGATACGCACCGGGGAGGCCGCCGGAATTACCGGAATTATCATGAATCAGACCACCGTGGACCTGTTTCATCCCAAAACCATCCGGGCTACCATGGGAGCTCTGTACCGGGTGCCCTTTTATATTATGCCGGATTTGCCGGGATTCCTCCGGGAACTGAAACAGCGGGGAGTCACCCTGTACGGGGCACATCTGGAAGGAACAATGTGCTACGATGAACCGGACTACGGAGGCCATACCGGTTTTCTGATTGGAAATGAAGGAAATGGACTGAGTCCTGAGATTGCGGAACTGGCAGATATCCGGATTCGGATTCCCATGGAGGGCCGGACGGAATCGCTGAATGCTGCTGTGGCAGCAGCCCTTCTGATGTACGAAGCAAACCGGCAGAGAAGGGAACGGTGA
- the pfkA gene encoding 6-phosphofructokinase yields MAKEVQTIGVLTSGGDAPGMNAAIRAVVRQGLARGKKVKGIKRGYAGLLQGEIIDMEAKGVSDTIQRGGTILQTARCSEFRTPEGQALGAEMCRKHGIDGVIVIGGDGSFKGAQKLAALGINTVAIPGTIDLDIACTEYTIGFDTAVNTAMDAIDKVRDTSTSHERCSIIEVMGRGAGYIALWCGIANGAEDILLPEKYDYDEQKLVNNIIANRKRGKKHHIIINAEGIGHSASMAKRIEAATGLETRATILGHMQRGGSPTCKDRVYASTMGAYAVDLLCEGKSNRVVGYRHGDFVDFDIDEALAMEKQLPEYQFEVCRNLSV; encoded by the coding sequence ATGGCAAAAGAAGTTCAGACAATTGGTGTGCTGACCAGCGGCGGCGACGCGCCGGGCATGAATGCTGCAATCCGTGCGGTAGTACGTCAGGGCCTTGCACGGGGCAAAAAAGTAAAGGGAATTAAACGAGGATATGCCGGACTGCTTCAGGGAGAGATTATAGATATGGAAGCAAAAGGCGTTTCAGATACGATTCAGCGGGGCGGTACTATTTTACAGACTGCAAGGTGCAGCGAATTCCGGACCCCGGAAGGACAGGCACTGGGGGCGGAAATGTGTCGTAAGCATGGGATTGACGGAGTGATTGTAATCGGCGGCGACGGTTCCTTTAAAGGGGCGCAGAAGCTGGCGGCTCTTGGAATCAACACGGTGGCAATTCCCGGAACCATTGATTTGGACATTGCGTGTACGGAATATACCATTGGATTCGACACAGCCGTGAATACAGCCATGGACGCCATTGACAAAGTGCGCGATACTTCCACTTCCCATGAGCGCTGCTCTATCATAGAGGTTATGGGCCGGGGTGCAGGTTATATTGCGCTGTGGTGTGGTATTGCCAATGGTGCGGAGGACATTCTGTTGCCGGAAAAATACGATTATGACGAGCAGAAGCTGGTAAATAATATTATTGCCAACCGGAAACGGGGAAAGAAACATCATATTATCATAAATGCAGAGGGAATCGGACATTCCGCAAGTATGGCTAAGAGAATTGAGGCAGCTACAGGTCTTGAGACAAGAGCAACCATCTTGGGGCACATGCAGCGCGGCGGAAGCCCCACCTGTAAGGACCGTGTCTATGCGTCCACCATGGGAGCCTATGCGGTGGATTTGCTCTGCGAAGGAAAGTCCAACCGGGTGGTGGGATACCGCCACGGAGATTTTGTGGACTTTGACATTGACGAGGCTCTGGCCATGGAGAAACAGCTTCCGGAATACCAGTTTGAAGTCTGCAGAAATCTGAGCGTTTAG